The following nucleotide sequence is from Cytobacillus sp. IB215665.
TCCTGTTTTCTAGCTTCATTCGGAACGTAATCAAGGTCGCAATCAGGGTCAGGAGTTTCCAAGTTGATAGTGGGCGGAATGATTCCTTCCTTAATCGATAGGACTGAAAATATTGCTTCTATCCCACCAGCAGCACCTAGTAGGTGGCCAGTCATGGATTTCGTTGAGCTAATTGGTAATTTTTCAGCATACGAACCAAACACTTCTTTAATCGCCATTGTTTCAAATTTTTCATTGTATTGTGTGCTCGTACCGTGAGCATTAATATAATCAATTTGTTCTGGTGTAAGGTCAGCATCCTCAATTGCTTGCCTCATTGCGCGAACCCCACCTTCTCCACCTGGTGCAGGCGCAGTAATATGATATGCATCTCCAGTAGAGCCGTAACCGACTACTTCTGCATAAATTTTTGCCCCTCTTGCTTTAGCAAACTCTAACTCCTCTAAGACAACGATTCCAGCTCCTTCACCCATTACGAAACCATCTCGATTTTTATCAAATGGGCGACTCGCTGTATTAGGATCTGGATTTGTTGATAATGCAGTATTTGCACAAAATCCAGCCATGGACATTTTCGTAATTGGTGCTTCCGCTCCACCTGAAACCATTACATCCGCATCTCCTCGCTGGATGACTTTAAATGCATCACCGATAGAATTCGTCCCTGTAGCACATGCTGTAACAGTACAAGAATTTATACCTTTGGCGCCAAGAGCAATTGACACTTGACCTGCTGCCATATCAGGGATAATCATAGGTACAAAAAACGGACTCACACGACGATAGCCTCGTTTTTGAAATGTTTCAAATTGATTTTCAAATGTTTCCATACCACCTATACCAGACCCAATCCAGACACCTACTCTTGGAGCAATATCATCTGTGATTGTTAGGCTGGCATCTTTTACTGCCATCAAAGATGCAGCTAACGCAAATTGCGTAAAACGATCCATTTTTCGTGCATCTTTCTTTTCCATAAAATCTTCAGGATTAAAGTCTGTTGCTTCACCTGCTACCTTAGCAGGATAATCATCTGGGTTCACACGCGTAACAGTTCCAATACCCGAAACACCATTTATTAAATTTTCCCATGTTGCTTCTACCGATGACCCAAGAGGTGTCACAGCACCTAAACCTGTAATAACAACTCTACGTTTATTCATAGTAAGCATCTCCTTTGTCCATTTATACATAAATTACTCAACATATATTTAAATCATTTAATTTTTGTTATTTCCCCCAACGGAAAGCAATAGCTCCCCAAGTTAAGCCTCCACCAAAACCGACCAGGACGAGCAAGTCATCATCATTGATTTTACCAGCTTCTAGCTCTTCAACGATAGAAATTGGAATTGAAGCAGCTGAAGTATTC
It contains:
- the fabF gene encoding beta-ketoacyl-ACP synthase II, producing MNKRRVVITGLGAVTPLGSSVEATWENLINGVSGIGTVTRVNPDDYPAKVAGEATDFNPEDFMEKKDARKMDRFTQFALAASLMAVKDASLTITDDIAPRVGVWIGSGIGGMETFENQFETFQKRGYRRVSPFFVPMIIPDMAAGQVSIALGAKGINSCTVTACATGTNSIGDAFKVIQRGDADVMVSGGAEAPITKMSMAGFCANTALSTNPDPNTASRPFDKNRDGFVMGEGAGIVVLEELEFAKARGAKIYAEVVGYGSTGDAYHITAPAPGGEGGVRAMRQAIEDADLTPEQIDYINAHGTSTQYNEKFETMAIKEVFGSYAEKLPISSTKSMTGHLLGAAGGIEAIFSVLSIKEGIIPPTINLETPDPDCDLDYVPNEARKQEVSVALSNSLGFGGHNAVLVFKSYE